The genome window AAATCTTCACCATCTCCAAAGTGGATGGCAACAAGTTCCTCGAATGCAAAGGCAACCCGCTGCAAAGCCAGCAGGTCAATTTTGAGGTGGACCGGGAGAAGGGCATCCGCTTTTTCGACCCCTTCAACTTGTACACCAAAGGGATCTATAAGGACATTGACGGTTGGTCGGTGTGGACGGAAGATAATTTAAAAGAGCCCTGGTCTTATTGAGACCAAGGCTCTTTTATGAACCACGGGGAATTGTCAGGTTTTCATTTCACAGGCTTCAAACTCTGCGTCCTTCACTCATCATGCAGGGTGTCGCCGATCGATCAGGCCTTCTTCTCGGACTCTTCCTGATCCTTCGTGTAGTCGTAGGCGCCTTTACGCGGCAGGGATGCGGTGAACGCCTCCGCTTTCTCTTTCATCGCCTTGTCTTTAGCCTCGCCTTCGGCCTGTGCCTTTTCCCGGGCCAGACGTTCTTTTTCTTCATCACTCAAATTTTCCTGCTCCAACTCGCCTGCCGGTTGCGCGGCGCCTTCCTGTGCAGCCTGTTCGCCGGTATCCAGTTCATCGGCTTCCTTCATCGACTGCTTGAAATTCTTGATACTGCGTCCGAAAGCATTACCGATCTCCGGCAGCTTTCCCGCTCCAAAAATAATCATTATGATGACCAGAATGATCATCAACTCTGGAAAACCAATTCCCATCATGATTCGATTCCTCCCGTGGAGATTAAATTTCAGGGCCGGTCTCACTCGGCCCAAACCCCGAGTAAGGGTTGAAGCTGTTGAGTTAGCATAGTTTACATTGTTTTCCCGGAGCCTGACAAGGACAAAGCATGACCCCCCTAAGGAATTGTTCTGAAAGCCCTTCAACCTTTTTCGCGGTGCCCTGGGAGGGAGGCCCCCTCCCGCCAATTTGCGTCTGCACCCCATCGTCCCTATAAGAACGCGGGAATTTTTTATCCCCGCCATTCATAAAAAGTTGAAAGTACGCACCGAATTCAAGTAGAAAACTAAGGGTCACTTGGTTCGATCCCTAATCTGTAATCACAGCAAGCGTTGTCTCCATGAAATTTCAGGAAGAGGAAACCCTCAAACAACTCATCCGCCAGAATCCCGGCGACCCGGACCCGCATTGCGACCTCGGCGATTATTACGTTGAGCTCAACCGGTTCGAAGACGCCGAGGCGCACTACAATCAAGCGTTGGGATACGACAGGGAATGCGCCGAGGCCATGCTGGGAATGGGCATCGTGCGGCATCGCCAGCAGCGTTACCACGAGGCGGAAAAGTTTTACCGGTCCAGCCTCGAACTCGATACGGATAATTCGCGCACCCGCAACAATCTCGGCAGTCTCTATCACGATCAGGAACGGTGGGAGGCGGCAGAGCAGGAATACCGCACGGCGCTGGAAATCGATCCCGACTACGCACTGCCGCACAACAACCTCGGCCTGCTGCACGCGCGCAAACAGGATTTCGAAGCCGCCCGCAAAGCGTTTGAAACCGCCATGCGGCTGGACCCGGAATACGATCAGGCCCATTACAACCTGGGCAACCTGTACTTCGATTACCAGCAGTACCCGGAAGCCGAGGCGGAGTACAAGGCCTCCCTGCGTGTGAACCCGGACTCCGCATTCACGCATCACGAACTCGGCAACCTGTATTACCATCTGGGCCGTTTCGAGGAAGCCGAACAGGAGTTTCAGGAAACCCTGTTCCTCGACTTCCAGTTCGAAGCCGCCCATGTGAGCCTCGGCAACCTCTACCTCGACACCGACCGCCTGAGCGATGCGGAAGACGCCATCGGCAAAGCCCTCTCCCTCAATCCCATTTCCGTGGATGCCCGGCACAGCCTGGCGCTGGTGTATTTCCAAGCCGGCAAATTCGCGGAGGCGGAGCGGGAATGGCTGCAGTGCCTCCAGCAGGAGCCGGACAACGCATCGTTTTATAACAACCTGGGAAACTGCCTGTCCTCGCTCGAACGCCATGAAGAAGCGATCGGCATTTACCGCAAGGCATTTGAGCTGGAACCCGACAATCCCCTGCCTCTGTTCAACCTGGGCCTCGTGTTCGAAGACCTCGACCGGTTCAAAGAAGCAGAAGAACAGTACCTGCGCGCCCTGGAATTGAATCCCCAACATATCTCGGTGCTGGTCAACATCGCCAATCTATATTCCAACACGGGGCGGCGCAGCGATGCGATGTTTTACCTCAAACAGGCCCTGCAACTCGATCCCCAACACGCCAAGGCACACTTCGGCCTGGCCTGCATTCATGAAGACAACGGCGATCTGGAACAGGCGGAACGGCATTTCCAGATTGTGGTGGATCAGGACCCGCAGAACCAGTTCGCGTGGCGCAAGCTGGGTACGGTGTATCTCGAGTCCGGGCGGCCGCAGAAGGCGTTGGACGCCCTGCTCAAGGCGGTGGAACTGGACCCTTCCGAACCGGTGCACCATTTTTACCTGGGCGTGGTGCATCAGGACTTAAACGATCCCCGCAGCGCTGAAGCCGCGTACCTGAAAGCCCTGCACCTGCAACCCGACAACGCGTCCGTCTGCAACAACCTGGGCCTCCTCTACATGCACGAAGAACGCTACCAGGAGGCCGAGCATCTGTTGCGGGAAGCCTTGCAGCACACACCGGACGACACCAACGCGCTGTACAATCTGGGATTGATCCTCGACCGCACCGAACACTTCGACGAAGCCGAAACCATCTATCGCCGCGCCCTGGAATTGTCGCCCGGCGACGCCCAGATCTGGAACAACCTCGGCCTCGCCCAGTTCGCGCGCAACCGTTTGCAGGAAGCCGAAGACGCACTGAAACAGGCGGTGCAGCACGACCCCACCTACCCGCTGGCTCATTTCAATCTGGGATTGGTGTACGAAGCGCGTTTGAAAAATCAGGAAGCGGAAAACGAGTTTCAGGAAGCCACGCGCCTCGACCCCAGCCTGGCGGAAACACGCAGTCTGGTGCAACAGGCACGCAAGCACCAGAAGTCCGGCGGCTTCATCGAACGCCTGTTTAAATTCCTGAAGAGATAAAACGAAGAGAGGGAATCCGGCGCATCAGTTGCCGCGCAGGGTATCGATGGCTTCTTTGTAGTTCGCGGAATTGAAAATCGCCGAACCGGCGACAATGACATTGGCCCCGGCTTTTTTAACGATGCCCACGTTTTCCGGATTGATACCGCCGTCCACCTGCACGTCGATGTCCGCATCCGATTGCTCCAGCGTGTTGTGCAGCAACTGGATTTTGCCCAGCACCTGCTTGATGAACGTCTGGCCGCCGAAACCGGGATTGACCGACATCAAAAGAACCATGTCCACGTCTTCGATGATCTCGTCCAGCGCAAACAAGGTCGTCGCCGGGTTGAGCACGACCCCGGCCTTGATGCCGTGCTCCTTGATCGTCTGGATGGTGCGGTGCAAATGCGGGCAGGCTTCCACGTGAACGGAAATGATATCCGCTCCGGCGGAAACGAAATCGGCGATGTACTTGTCGGCGTTTTCGATCATCAGGTGGCAGTCGAGCGGCAGGTCCGTGACCTTGCGCAGACATTCCACCACCGGCGGGCCCACCGTGATGTTGGGCACGAACGCACCGTCCATGACATCGACATGAATCCAGTCCGCTCCCGCTTCCTCAACCGCTTTGACTTCTTCACCCAATCGACTGAAATCCGCAGCCAGAATGGAAGGCGCGATCTTGACCATAGTCACCTCAACCTATTCAATCGGTTCAACATACGTTATAGTGGAATGCCACGGCAGGCTACATCTAGAAGGAATGACCGGGCGGGTTTGAGAAGGGCTCTCAAAACGGTTTCGAGCATAGCACAATGCGCGGGGCCGGGCAATCGGCATCCCTGCCGCCCACGCTCCTGAGAGCCAATCGCCGAAAACTCAAACGATTCTGCAGTGACTGCGGCCGCACCACCACACACCGGCCCCGCTAGAGGATCTCGCACGCATGGCAGCAGAGCAGACTTCATTCATCGAGCGCAGTCGTCAGTTTTTCGCGAAGGAATACAACCTGCTCATCCTCGCGGCGTTGATCGGTGTGCTGGCCGGCGCCGCCTCCACCCTGTTCCGCGGCATGATCACCTTTTTCGAAAACATCTTTTCCGCTTCCGGCATTCTGAGCGGCGTGCCGGACTCGGCCCTGCCCTGGCTGCTGCCCCTGTTGCCGATGCTGGGCGGCCTGCTCATCGGTTCCGCCTGGAAACTGATTCCGAAAATGATGGAGGAAAACGGCATTTACAAAGTGACCGAAGCCATGGCCATGCGCGACGGCAAGGTGCCCCGCAGCACCATCCTGGTCTGCGCCACCGCATCGTCGATCACCATCGGTTCCGGCGGCTCGGCGGGCCGGGTCGCGCCCACCGTTCAAATCTGCGCCGGCATCGGTTCGCTGGTCGGCCAGTTGTTCCGCATGTCCACCCACCGCCTGCGCGTGTTCGTCGGCTGTGGCGCGGCGGCGGGCATTGCCGCCTCCTTCAACGCACCCTTGGCGGGCGTGATCTTCGCCATGGAAATCATCCTGGGCGAGTACGCCATCCAGTCCTTCAGCCCCATCGTCATCGCCGCCGTGCTGGGTACGGTGACCGGACGCGCCCTGCACGGCAACGAACTGACCTTCCAGACCCCGGTGCACGAAGTGGTCAGCCACTGGGAGATTTTCTTTTACCTCCTCCTCGGCGTGCTCTGCGGTCTCGCCGCGCAACTGTTCATCTGGACTTATTTCAAAGTCCAAAAACTGTTTGAGGCGAAGCAAAACATCCCCGTCATCCTGAAACCGGCGCTCGGCGGTTTGCTGGTCGGCATCCTCGCCGTCGCCATTCCACAGGTCGGCGGCAATGGTTTCGATGTGCTGGAACAGGCGCTGAACGGGGAGTTGATCTGGGGCCTGACGCTGATCCTGATTTTCGCCAAGACGGTGGCGACCGCCACGACGCTGGGTTCGGGCGGCATCGGCGGCATCTTTTCACCCAGCCTGTTTGTCGGCGCCATGACCGGTGCCACCTTCGGCTTCGCCGTGCACGACCTGATGCCCACCTGGACGGCCACCAGCGAGACCTACGCGCTGGTCGGCATGGGCGCGGTCGCCAGCGCCGTGGTGCAGGCGCCGCTGACTGCCATCCTCATCCTGTTTGAAATGACCAACGACTACACCATCATCCTGCCGACGATGGTCTGCTGCATCGTCGCCGCGTACACCTCACGCCGCTTCAACAAACATTCATTGTATGTGCAGGCGCTGCTCGACAAAGGCATCGACCTCCATCAAGGCCGCCTCGTTTCCGTTCTGAGAACCCTCTACGTGCGCGATGTCATGAACAAGGAAGCCGTCGTCTTTCAGGAAGACACGCGCTTCCACGACATCCTCGACCGCATCGCGCAGGTCCGCGACCTGCATTACCCCGTGCTCAACACCGAGCAACAGCTCACCGGCATCCTCGCATTCAGTGACATCCGCGAAGCCGTGCTCAATCACGATGGCACGATGGACAAGGACACCTTGACGGCGAAAGACCTGGCCACGCCCAAACCGATCACCCTGGTGCCGCACAACAACCTCAATGAGGCCCTTGAAAAGTTCGCGGAGTTGGACGTCGATCAAATCCCGGTGGTGGGAGTGAGCGACCCCAACCAGATTCTCGGCATGCTCAACCGCGCCGATGTCGAAGCGGTGTACAACCGCGAAAAGTTAATCCAAAATATGGAAAGTTGAAATCGCCAGGATCCCTGTTCGCAACTCCGGCGTTCAATCGCTGTCGCACTTCAGAATGGAAGGCTTCTGATCACCGCTGGCGGGACGGTTGGAACCGTTTCAGCAACAGCGAGTTGCTGACCACCGACACCGAACTGAACGACATCGCCGCCGCCGCAAACATCGGTTGCAGCAGCAGGCCGCTGAACGGATACAACACGCCCGCGGCGATGGGGATGCCGAGGACGTTGTAGAAAAACGCCCAGAACAGGTTCTGCTTGATCTTGCTCATGGTGCGGCGGCTGAGCTCGATGGCGTCCACCACCGCATTGAGATCGTGCGTCATCAGGGTGATGTCCGCCGTCTCGATGGCGACGTCGGTGCCCGATCCCATGGCAATGCCGATGTGCGCCTGCGCCAGAGCGGGTGCGTCGTTGATGCCGTCGCCCACCATGGCGACGAAGCGGCCGGCATCCTGAAGGTTCTTGACCTCCTTTGCCTTGTCGGCGGGCAACACTTCCGCCAGCACGCGGTCGATGCCCAACTCGCGGCCCACCGCCTCGGCGGTCTGCCGGTTGTCGCCGGTGATCATCGCCACCTCCAGCCCGCGCGCCTTCAAACTTTTCACCGCCGCCTTCGATTCGGCTTTGACGCGATCCGCCGCCGCAATGAGGCCGACGATGCGGTCGTCCACGCGCACCCACATCGGCGTCTTGCCTTCGGCGGCCAAAG of Nitrospina watsonii contains these proteins:
- the tatA gene encoding twin-arginine translocase TatA/TatE family subunit — its product is MMGIGFPELMIILVIIMIIFGAGKLPEIGNAFGRSIKNFKQSMKEADELDTGEQAAQEGAAQPAGELEQENLSDEEKERLAREKAQAEGEAKDKAMKEKAEAFTASLPRKGAYDYTKDQEESEKKA
- a CDS encoding tetratricopeptide repeat protein, with protein sequence MKFQEEETLKQLIRQNPGDPDPHCDLGDYYVELNRFEDAEAHYNQALGYDRECAEAMLGMGIVRHRQQRYHEAEKFYRSSLELDTDNSRTRNNLGSLYHDQERWEAAEQEYRTALEIDPDYALPHNNLGLLHARKQDFEAARKAFETAMRLDPEYDQAHYNLGNLYFDYQQYPEAEAEYKASLRVNPDSAFTHHELGNLYYHLGRFEEAEQEFQETLFLDFQFEAAHVSLGNLYLDTDRLSDAEDAIGKALSLNPISVDARHSLALVYFQAGKFAEAEREWLQCLQQEPDNASFYNNLGNCLSSLERHEEAIGIYRKAFELEPDNPLPLFNLGLVFEDLDRFKEAEEQYLRALELNPQHISVLVNIANLYSNTGRRSDAMFYLKQALQLDPQHAKAHFGLACIHEDNGDLEQAERHFQIVVDQDPQNQFAWRKLGTVYLESGRPQKALDALLKAVELDPSEPVHHFYLGVVHQDLNDPRSAEAAYLKALHLQPDNASVCNNLGLLYMHEERYQEAEHLLREALQHTPDDTNALYNLGLILDRTEHFDEAETIYRRALELSPGDAQIWNNLGLAQFARNRLQEAEDALKQAVQHDPTYPLAHFNLGLVYEARLKNQEAENEFQEATRLDPSLAETRSLVQQARKHQKSGGFIERLFKFLKR
- the rpe gene encoding ribulose-phosphate 3-epimerase → MVKIAPSILAADFSRLGEEVKAVEEAGADWIHVDVMDGAFVPNITVGPPVVECLRKVTDLPLDCHLMIENADKYIADFVSAGADIISVHVEACPHLHRTIQTIKEHGIKAGVVLNPATTLFALDEIIEDVDMVLLMSVNPGFGGQTFIKQVLGKIQLLHNTLEQSDADIDVQVDGGINPENVGIVKKAGANVIVAGSAIFNSANYKEAIDTLRGN
- a CDS encoding chloride channel protein, with the translated sequence MAAEQTSFIERSRQFFAKEYNLLILAALIGVLAGAASTLFRGMITFFENIFSASGILSGVPDSALPWLLPLLPMLGGLLIGSAWKLIPKMMEENGIYKVTEAMAMRDGKVPRSTILVCATASSITIGSGGSAGRVAPTVQICAGIGSLVGQLFRMSTHRLRVFVGCGAAAGIAASFNAPLAGVIFAMEIILGEYAIQSFSPIVIAAVLGTVTGRALHGNELTFQTPVHEVVSHWEIFFYLLLGVLCGLAAQLFIWTYFKVQKLFEAKQNIPVILKPALGGLLVGILAVAIPQVGGNGFDVLEQALNGELIWGLTLILIFAKTVATATTLGSGGIGGIFSPSLFVGAMTGATFGFAVHDLMPTWTATSETYALVGMGAVASAVVQAPLTAILILFEMTNDYTIILPTMVCCIVAAYTSRRFNKHSLYVQALLDKGIDLHQGRLVSVLRTLYVRDVMNKEAVVFQEDTRFHDILDRIAQVRDLHYPVLNTEQQLTGILAFSDIREAVLNHDGTMDKDTLTAKDLATPKPITLVPHNNLNEALEKFAELDVDQIPVVGVSDPNQILGMLNRADVEAVYNREKLIQNMES